From a single Wenzhouxiangella sp. XN24 genomic region:
- the nagZ gene encoding beta-N-acetylhexosaminidase, with protein MTLGPVMLDIEGTALTPEDRELLRHPNVGGVILFARNYESPEQLRRLTREIHALRHPELVIAVDQEGGRVQRFRTGFTPLPPMHMLGRQYDMDREQALQLAQNCGWLMAAELRAAGVDLSFAPVLDLDYGLSEVIGDRAFHRDPEAVARLAGRFMAGMHDAGMASVGKHFPGHGGVVADSHHALPEDRRGYSELLDDMRPYELLIAEGLAGVMVAHVVYSRLDRMPAGFSRWWLRTELRVRLRFQGAIFSDDLSMAGAAFAGTPVARAALALEAGCDVVLVCNDRPAAAAVVESLGDWYEPASHLRLTRLRGRGGAVAPLEGSAQWRRAADAVREFEEGRPRLVLEGD; from the coding sequence ATGACCCTCGGCCCCGTGATGCTGGACATCGAGGGCACGGCGCTGACGCCGGAGGACCGCGAGCTGCTGCGCCATCCCAACGTCGGCGGGGTGATCCTGTTCGCACGCAATTACGAGTCGCCCGAGCAGTTGCGCCGACTCACCCGCGAGATCCACGCGCTGCGTCACCCGGAGCTGGTGATCGCGGTGGACCAGGAGGGCGGCCGGGTACAGCGCTTCCGCACGGGTTTCACGCCGCTGCCGCCGATGCACATGCTCGGGCGGCAATACGACATGGACCGGGAGCAGGCTCTGCAGCTCGCGCAGAACTGCGGCTGGCTCATGGCGGCGGAGTTGCGCGCCGCCGGCGTGGACCTGAGTTTCGCCCCCGTGCTCGATCTCGACTACGGGCTCAGCGAGGTCATCGGCGACCGTGCCTTCCACCGCGATCCCGAGGCCGTCGCCCGCCTTGCCGGGCGCTTCATGGCCGGGATGCATGATGCGGGCATGGCTTCCGTCGGCAAGCATTTCCCCGGGCATGGCGGCGTGGTCGCCGATTCGCACCATGCCCTGCCGGAGGACCGGCGCGGATACTCGGAACTGCTGGACGACATGCGTCCCTACGAATTGCTGATCGCCGAGGGGCTGGCGGGGGTGATGGTCGCCCATGTCGTCTATTCACGGCTGGATCGCATGCCCGCGGGTTTCTCCCGCTGGTGGCTGCGCACGGAACTGCGCGTGCGGCTGCGCTTCCAGGGCGCCATATTCTCGGACGACCTCTCGATGGCGGGTGCAGCCTTCGCCGGCACGCCGGTCGCCCGCGCTGCGCTCGCACTGGAGGCGGGTTGCGATGTCGTGCTGGTATGCAATGATCGCCCTGCGGCCGCCGCGGTGGTCGAGTCCCTCGGCGACTGGTACGAGCCGGCGTCGCACTTGCGCCTGACGCGATTGCGCGGGCGCGGCGGGGCTGTCGCGCCGCTCGAGGGGTCGGCACAGTGGCGCCGCGCCGCCGATGCGGTCAGGGAATTCGAGGAAGGCCGGCCGCGGCTGGTGCTCGAAGGCGACTGA
- a CDS encoding L,D-transpeptidase produces MESVARIEIDLAMQRLTLRRDGEAARHWPVSTALNGAGEQQGSGRTPRGLHVVRARIGEGLPLGAVLVGRRPTGETWSPALARAHPERDWILTRILWLSGREAGRNRLGPVDTMRRYIYIHGTPDDQPLGTPASHGCIRMRNEDVVELFDLAPPGTEVLITEGQET; encoded by the coding sequence ATGGAATCGGTCGCGCGGATCGAGATCGACCTGGCGATGCAGCGGCTGACCCTGCGGCGGGACGGAGAAGCTGCGCGTCACTGGCCGGTGTCCACGGCCCTCAACGGCGCCGGCGAGCAGCAGGGCAGCGGCCGCACCCCCCGCGGCCTGCACGTCGTGCGCGCACGCATCGGCGAGGGACTGCCCCTCGGCGCAGTGCTGGTCGGACGCCGCCCGACCGGCGAGACCTGGTCGCCGGCGCTGGCGCGCGCGCACCCCGAGCGCGACTGGATCCTCACGCGCATCCTCTGGCTCAGCGGCCGCGAGGCGGGGCGCAACCGGCTCGGGCCGGTCGATACCATGCGACGCTATATCTACATTCACGGCACCCCGGACGACCAGCCGCTCGGTACGCCGGCGTCCCACGGCTGCATCCGCATGCGCAACGAGGATGTCGTGGAACTGTTCGACCTCGCGCCGCCGGGTACCGAGGTGCTGATCACCGAGGGCCAGGAAACATGA
- the rlmD gene encoding 23S rRNA (uracil(1939)-C(5))-methyltransferase RlmD: MSRSRRVDPAPFEAGVLDLAHDGRGVARIDGKTTFIADALPGEWVRASRVSRRRSHDDAVLVEVLEGAPDRVEPHCPHFGTCGGCSLQHLEPGAQRKAKDAILHENLQRLGHVAAERRWPPISGPAWGYRRRARLGARKVDKKGRVLVGFRERRAPLVADMDSCPVLAGDIGALIPALSRLIGELSIARRVPQIEVAVGDDRRALVFRVMDPLSPADSILLDRFGSEHDVDVWIQPGGLETLQPLREGTPWPGFRLADFDLEFSFLPTDFVQVNAAINQQAVSRAVELLEVKPGDRVLDLFCGLGNFSLALARRGAQVCGVEGDAGLVERARANAVRNGLEASFHVANLFEDCRNASWAQGPYDSLLLDPPRAGAEASIHLVAALRPARVVYVSCHPGTLARDAGILVNEFGYRFSGAGIMDMFPHTAHMESIALFERDGQA, from the coding sequence ATGAGCCGCAGCCGCCGGGTGGACCCGGCGCCCTTCGAGGCAGGCGTGCTGGACCTGGCGCATGACGGGCGCGGCGTCGCCCGGATCGACGGCAAGACGACGTTCATCGCCGATGCCCTGCCCGGCGAGTGGGTACGCGCCAGCCGGGTCAGCCGCCGGCGCAGCCACGACGACGCGGTGCTCGTGGAGGTGCTCGAGGGGGCGCCCGACCGGGTGGAGCCGCATTGCCCGCACTTCGGCACCTGCGGTGGATGCAGCCTCCAGCACCTGGAACCCGGGGCGCAGCGCAAGGCGAAGGACGCCATCCTCCACGAGAACCTGCAGCGACTCGGCCACGTTGCCGCCGAGAGGCGCTGGCCGCCGATCTCCGGTCCTGCCTGGGGCTATCGTCGCCGCGCCCGGCTCGGGGCGCGGAAGGTGGACAAGAAAGGGCGCGTGCTGGTGGGATTTCGCGAGCGTAGGGCGCCGCTGGTGGCCGACATGGACAGCTGCCCGGTGCTGGCCGGGGACATCGGCGCCCTCATTCCCGCGCTGTCGCGCCTGATCGGCGAGCTGAGCATCGCGCGTCGCGTGCCGCAGATCGAGGTGGCCGTGGGCGACGATCGCCGCGCCCTCGTGTTCCGCGTCATGGACCCGCTCAGCCCGGCGGATTCGATCCTGCTGGATCGTTTCGGCAGCGAACACGACGTGGACGTCTGGATACAGCCGGGCGGCCTGGAGACGCTGCAGCCGTTGCGCGAAGGCACGCCGTGGCCGGGTTTTCGCCTCGCGGATTTCGACCTGGAATTTTCGTTCCTGCCCACGGACTTCGTGCAGGTGAATGCCGCGATCAACCAGCAGGCCGTCTCGCGCGCAGTCGAGTTGCTCGAGGTGAAACCGGGCGATCGGGTGCTGGACCTGTTCTGCGGGCTCGGCAACTTCAGCCTCGCGCTGGCGCGCCGCGGGGCGCAGGTGTGCGGCGTCGAGGGCGATGCCGGACTGGTGGAGCGCGCCCGGGCGAACGCCGTCCGCAACGGCCTGGAGGCGAGTTTCCACGTCGCCAACCTGTTCGAGGATTGCCGGAACGCCTCCTGGGCGCAGGGACCCTATGACAGTCTCCTGCTCGACCCGCCGCGGGCCGGCGCGGAGGCCTCGATCCACCTCGTGGCGGCGTTGCGCCCGGCCCGCGTCGTCTACGTGTCCTGCCATCCCGGGACGCTCGCCCGGGATGCGGGTATCCTCGTGAACGAGTTCGGCTACCGGTTCAGCGGCGCGGGCATCATGGACATGTTTCCGCATACGGCCCACATGGAATCGATCGCGCTGTTCGAGCGCGACGGACAGGCTTAG
- a CDS encoding 3'-5' exonuclease gives MTTLAFDIETVPDVDFGRRYLGLDSLSDEDVGQAMFALRRQRTGNDFLPLHQQRIVSIACAMRSRDGFRLWSLGGSEANEAELVTRFFDGIERYSPELVSWNGAGFDLPVLHYRALRHGIAAPRYWELGDSDREFRYNNYLGRFHWRHVDLMDVLSGYQFRGAARLDEVAVLLGLPGKLGLSGDRVWDEWRQGHIGAIRDYCETDALNTWLVFLHFERFRGRRTTLELEQEEALVAEVLKADGRAHLGEFLRAWGRE, from the coding sequence ATGACGACGCTGGCCTTCGATATCGAGACCGTGCCCGACGTGGACTTCGGCCGTCGTTACCTCGGCCTGGACTCACTGTCCGACGAGGACGTCGGGCAAGCCATGTTCGCGCTGCGCCGCCAGCGCACCGGCAACGATTTCCTGCCGCTGCACCAGCAACGCATCGTCTCCATCGCCTGCGCCATGCGTTCGCGCGACGGTTTCCGCCTGTGGTCGCTGGGCGGGTCCGAGGCGAACGAGGCGGAACTCGTGACGCGCTTTTTCGACGGCATCGAGCGTTACAGTCCCGAGCTGGTCTCATGGAACGGCGCCGGATTCGACCTGCCCGTGCTGCATTACCGTGCCTTGCGCCACGGCATCGCGGCGCCACGCTACTGGGAACTGGGCGATAGCGACCGGGAATTCCGTTACAACAACTATCTCGGGCGTTTCCACTGGCGGCACGTGGACCTGATGGACGTGCTGTCCGGCTACCAGTTCCGCGGCGCGGCACGCCTCGACGAGGTGGCCGTGCTGCTCGGCCTGCCGGGCAAGCTCGGCCTGAGCGGCGATCGCGTGTGGGACGAATGGCGCCAGGGGCATATCGGCGCCATCCGGGACTACTGCGAGACGGATGCGCTGAACACGTGGCTCGTGTTCCTGCATTTCGAGCGGTTCCGCGGCCGCCGCACGACCCTCGAGCTCGAGCAGGAGGAAGCGCTGGTCGCGGAAGTGTTGAAGGCCGACGGCCGCGCGCATCTCGGGGAGTTCTTGCGGGCCTGGGGGCGCGAATGA
- the acpS gene encoding holo-ACP synthase — MIFGIGTDVVRLDRVEATLGRFGEHFVNRLLLPEEHAQYRRHKRKSRFLAMRFAGKEAVVKAMGTGFSNGMWIRDVGIVADPLGKPEIVYSARGRAMCAKLGIGAGHVSLTDEAGIVLAFAVLLKAGA; from the coding sequence ATGATATTCGGCATCGGCACCGACGTCGTGCGGCTGGATCGCGTGGAAGCCACGCTGGGGCGCTTCGGCGAGCATTTCGTCAATCGCCTGTTGTTGCCCGAGGAGCACGCGCAGTACCGCCGCCACAAGCGCAAGAGCCGCTTTCTCGCGATGCGCTTTGCCGGCAAGGAAGCCGTCGTCAAGGCGATGGGCACGGGATTCAGCAACGGCATGTGGATCCGCGACGTGGGGATCGTGGCCGATCCCCTGGGCAAGCCCGAGATCGTCTATTCGGCCCGCGGCCGGGCGATGTGCGCGAAGCTGGGCATCGGTGCGGGGCACGTCAGCCTGACGGACGAGGCGGGCATCGTGCTGGCGTTCGCGGTCCTGCTCAAGGCGGGTGCATGA
- the pdxJ gene encoding pyridoxine 5'-phosphate synthase: MKNTIALGVNIDHVATIRQARRTRYPDPVYAALMAEQAGADSITLHLREDRRHIQDRDLRAMKDVLQTRMNLEMAVTDEMLRIAIEVCPRDVCLVPERREELTTEGGLDVAGQLERVRDAVEQLAAAGIRVSLFIDPEERQLEASVAAGAPVVELHTGAYADAETPRQQQAELARVLAASRTGVGLGLEVNAGHGLNYHNVQPVARIVEIAELNIGHAIVARAIFDGLSTAVIEMKRLMTEARLQ, from the coding sequence ATGAAGAACACGATCGCGCTCGGAGTGAACATCGATCACGTCGCGACGATCCGCCAGGCGCGACGCACGCGCTACCCCGATCCGGTGTACGCCGCGTTGATGGCCGAGCAGGCCGGGGCGGACAGCATCACGCTGCACCTGCGCGAGGATCGGCGCCATATCCAGGACCGCGACCTCAGGGCCATGAAAGACGTGTTGCAGACGCGCATGAACCTCGAGATGGCGGTGACGGATGAAATGCTGCGGATCGCGATCGAGGTGTGCCCGCGCGACGTGTGCCTGGTGCCCGAGCGGCGCGAGGAGTTGACCACCGAGGGTGGGCTGGACGTCGCCGGGCAGCTGGAGCGGGTGCGCGATGCCGTGGAGCAGCTCGCGGCGGCCGGGATCCGCGTGTCGTTGTTCATCGATCCGGAGGAGCGGCAGCTCGAGGCATCGGTGGCCGCCGGGGCGCCCGTCGTCGAGCTGCACACCGGCGCCTATGCGGATGCCGAGACGCCGCGGCAGCAGCAGGCCGAACTCGCACGCGTGCTGGCGGCCTCGCGCACCGGCGTCGGGCTGGGCCTCGAGGTGAATGCCGGGCACGGCCTCAACTACCACAACGTGCAGCCCGTCGCGCGCATCGTCGAGATCGCCGAGCTGAACATCGGCCACGCGATAGTCGCGCGCGCCATTTTCGACGGCCTCTCCACGGCGGTGATCGAGATGAAGCGCCTGATGACCGAGGCGCGCCTGCAATGA
- the recO gene encoding DNA repair protein RecO — MLRVELEPAFILHHRPFRDTSVLLEVFSEAHGRVGLVARGARGPRSRLRSLLQPFRPLLLSWQLRGELGTLTGAETAGRAARMPAGGDRLMALYYLNELLLRLTARLDAHPALYAVYGTAVDDLVAGEPVAAVLRRFEKRLLDALGYGPDLARDATGQAVDPAASYRYDPALGLAACPDGITGAVLGSSLLALAEDRLAEPRALADARRLLRAALDVHLEGRPLKTREMLGRLRGG, encoded by the coding sequence TTGCTGCGCGTCGAACTCGAACCCGCCTTCATTCTCCATCACCGGCCTTTCCGGGATACCAGCGTGCTGCTCGAGGTCTTCAGCGAGGCCCACGGCCGCGTGGGCCTGGTCGCGCGGGGCGCGCGGGGGCCGCGCAGCCGGCTGCGCAGCCTGTTGCAACCGTTCCGTCCGCTGCTCTTGTCGTGGCAGCTGCGGGGCGAGCTCGGCACGCTGACGGGCGCCGAGACGGCCGGGCGGGCCGCCAGGATGCCGGCGGGGGGCGATCGCCTCATGGCGCTGTATTACCTGAATGAGCTGCTGCTGCGCCTCACGGCCCGGCTGGATGCCCACCCGGCGCTTTACGCGGTCTATGGCACGGCGGTCGATGACCTGGTCGCCGGCGAGCCGGTGGCGGCGGTTCTGCGCCGCTTCGAAAAACGCCTCCTGGATGCCCTCGGCTATGGCCCCGATCTCGCGCGCGATGCGACCGGACAGGCCGTCGATCCGGCCGCGAGCTACCGCTATGACCCGGCGCTGGGCCTCGCGGCCTGCCCGGACGGCATCACCGGGGCCGTGCTCGGCAGCTCGCTGCTGGCGCTCGCGGAGGATCGCCTGGCGGAGCCTCGGGCCCTCGCCGATGCGCGTCGCCTCCTCAGGGCGGCCCTCGATGTGCATCTCGAGGGCCGACCGCTGAAGACGCGTGAGATGCTGGGCCGCCTGCGTGGCGGCTGA
- the era gene encoding GTPase Era, whose protein sequence is MGEPEFRCGFVAVVGRPNVGKSTLVNALVGRKVSIVTSRPQTTRQRVIGVASTDRAQLLFVDTPGMHRREKHALNKLMNRSAQSSLADADVVLVVVEAGRWTEEDEDVLARAQAAGRPVMLLLNKIDRIRPREAVLPMLQEAAARGEFAAVVPISAERGENLARLRELLEAAVPEGPALFPPDQWSNRDERFHIAEVVREKLMRRLRDELPYGLAVEIERLGESEQGRLEVGAVVWVEREAHKAIVIGKGGEMLKAAGQAARLELKARFERPVHLEIWVKVREHWTDREADLKRLGYDGD, encoded by the coding sequence ATGGGTGAGCCGGAGTTCCGTTGCGGCTTCGTGGCGGTGGTCGGCCGGCCCAACGTCGGCAAGTCCACGCTGGTCAATGCGCTGGTCGGGCGCAAGGTCAGCATCGTCACGAGCCGCCCCCAGACCACCCGCCAGCGCGTCATCGGCGTCGCTTCGACGGACCGGGCGCAACTGCTGTTCGTCGACACGCCCGGCATGCACCGGCGCGAGAAGCACGCCCTCAACAAGCTCATGAACCGCAGCGCGCAGTCGTCGCTCGCCGACGCCGACGTGGTGCTGGTGGTGGTGGAGGCCGGACGCTGGACCGAGGAAGACGAGGACGTGCTGGCGCGCGCGCAGGCCGCCGGGCGCCCCGTGATGCTGTTGCTGAACAAGATCGACCGGATCCGCCCCCGGGAGGCGGTGCTGCCCATGCTGCAGGAGGCCGCGGCGCGCGGGGAGTTCGCGGCGGTGGTGCCGATCTCGGCCGAGCGGGGGGAGAACCTGGCACGGCTGCGGGAACTCCTGGAGGCGGCCGTGCCCGAGGGCCCGGCGCTGTTCCCGCCGGACCAGTGGAGCAACCGGGACGAACGCTTTCACATCGCGGAGGTGGTGCGCGAGAAACTGATGCGCCGACTCCGGGACGAGCTGCCTTACGGGCTCGCGGTGGAGATCGAGCGGCTCGGGGAGAGCGAACAGGGCCGCCTCGAGGTCGGCGCGGTCGTCTGGGTGGAACGCGAGGCCCACAAGGCCATCGTGATCGGCAAGGGGGGTGAAATGCTCAAGGCCGCCGGCCAGGCCGCCCGGCTGGAGCTGAAAGCGCGCTTCGAACGCCCCGTGCATCTCGAGATCTGGGTCAAGGTGCGGGAGCACTGGACCGATCGTGAAGCCGACCTGAAGCGACTGGGTTACGACGGCGACTGA
- the rnc gene encoding ribonuclease III, producing MTDDLGWSEREFGYRFSDAGLLERALTHRSAGGNHNERLEYLGDAALSLVVAEALYERLPQAPEGHLSRLRASLVRRSSLGEIAREAGFPERLRLGSGELKSGGFRRESILSDALEAVLGAIYLDGGIEALRPVVLRLYGARLDELPAHEDLKDPKTLLQERLQARGLPLPRYELEAVAGEDHRQEFRISCAIEGMNDVSTGTGSSRRAAEQAAAAGMLAQLDG from the coding sequence TTGACCGACGACCTCGGGTGGTCGGAGCGCGAGTTCGGCTATCGATTTTCAGACGCGGGCCTGCTGGAGCGCGCCCTGACCCACCGCAGTGCCGGCGGGAATCACAACGAGCGCCTGGAGTACCTGGGCGACGCGGCCCTCAGCCTGGTCGTGGCCGAGGCCCTCTACGAAAGGCTCCCGCAGGCCCCGGAAGGACATCTCAGCCGGCTGCGCGCGAGCCTGGTGCGTCGTTCTTCACTGGGGGAGATCGCGCGGGAGGCGGGCTTTCCGGAGCGGCTGCGGCTCGGCTCCGGCGAATTGAAAAGCGGCGGCTTCCGGCGCGAATCCATCCTCTCGGACGCGCTCGAGGCCGTGCTCGGCGCAATCTACCTGGACGGCGGCATCGAGGCCCTGCGGCCCGTGGTGCTGCGCCTCTACGGTGCGCGCCTGGACGAATTGCCGGCGCACGAGGACCTGAAGGATCCGAAGACGCTTCTCCAGGAGCGGCTGCAGGCGCGCGGCTTGCCGTTGCCGCGCTATGAACTGGAAGCCGTGGCGGGTGAGGATCACCGCCAGGAGTTCAGGATCTCCTGTGCCATCGAGGGAATGAACGACGTATCCACCGGTACCGGGAGCAGCCGGCGCGCCGCCGAACAGGCCGCCGCAGCCGGCATGCTGGCGCAACTCGATGGGTGA
- a CDS encoding DUF4845 domain-containing protein produces the protein MRKQRGMTLIGMVIVAFIAGVFVLAALRLTPIYLEYMNVDSALKSMKRDLDGSNAGPGQIRTALQRRFDIDNVSSISPRDIKIERAANGYLVRADYESRAQFIGNLYLLVDFDKSVEVAR, from the coding sequence ATGCGCAAGCAACGTGGAATGACCCTGATCGGGATGGTGATCGTGGCGTTTATCGCCGGCGTGTTCGTGCTCGCCGCGCTTCGCCTGACGCCGATCTATCTCGAGTACATGAACGTGGATTCGGCGCTGAAGTCGATGAAACGCGACCTGGACGGCAGCAATGCGGGGCCGGGCCAGATCCGCACGGCGCTGCAGCGCCGCTTCGACATCGACAACGTCAGCAGCATCAGTCCGCGGGACATCAAGATCGAGCGCGCGGCGAACGGCTACCTGGTGCGGGCCGACTACGAGAGCCGGGCGCAGTTCATCGGCAATCTCTACCTGCTGGTGGATTTCGACAAGTCCGTCGAGGTCGCGCGTTGA
- the lepB gene encoding signal peptidase I produces the protein MDFSLVLVLLTAAMAAIWALDVLWLKPRREASAIASGEAAQEPALVEFSRSFLPIVIVVLLIRSFAYEPFRIPSSSMMPTLRVGDFIFVSKFSYGLRLPVLNTKVLSTGEPERGDVAVFRLPSDPGTNYIKRVVGLPGDVVSMRNKQLWINGEPVPSALLGETVEIECGGFWFDAQVGVETLGDHSHQVFLSEQRDRPSPFLDRPVPPGQYLVMGDNRDCSRDGRIIGYIPESSMVGRAVRIWMNWDAESKRPLWHRIGDPIE, from the coding sequence TTGGATTTTTCACTAGTTCTTGTTCTTCTCACCGCGGCGATGGCGGCCATATGGGCGCTCGACGTGTTGTGGTTGAAGCCACGCCGCGAGGCGTCCGCCATCGCCTCCGGCGAAGCGGCGCAGGAGCCTGCGCTGGTGGAATTCAGCCGCTCCTTCCTGCCGATCGTGATCGTGGTATTGCTGATCCGCTCGTTCGCCTACGAGCCTTTCCGCATCCCCTCGAGTTCCATGATGCCCACGCTGCGCGTCGGGGATTTCATCTTCGTCAGCAAGTTCAGCTACGGCCTGCGGCTCCCCGTGCTGAACACCAAGGTGCTGTCCACCGGCGAGCCCGAGCGCGGCGACGTCGCCGTGTTCCGCCTGCCTTCGGACCCGGGCACCAACTACATCAAGCGCGTCGTGGGCCTGCCCGGCGACGTGGTCTCGATGCGCAACAAGCAGCTGTGGATCAACGGCGAGCCGGTCCCCTCGGCCCTGCTCGGCGAAACGGTGGAGATCGAGTGCGGGGGTTTCTGGTTCGATGCACAGGTGGGTGTCGAGACGCTCGGCGACCACAGCCACCAGGTCTTTCTGAGCGAGCAACGGGATCGGCCCAGCCCCTTCCTCGACCGCCCCGTGCCGCCCGGGCAGTACCTGGTCATGGGCGATAATCGCGATTGCAGCCGGGACGGCCGGATCATCGGCTATATTCCGGAATCGAGTATGGTGGGCCGGGCCGTCCGGATCTGGATGAACTGGGACGCGGAGTCGAAACGGCCGCTCTGGCACAGGATCGGCGACCCGATCGAGTGA
- the lepA gene encoding translation elongation factor 4: MDQIRNFSIIAHIDHGKSTLADRFIQVCGGLSDREMSAQVLDSMDLERERGITIKSQAVALRYRARDGRDYDLNLIDTPGHVDFSYEVSRSLAACEGAILIVDAAQGVEAQSVANCYTAVEAGLEVIPIINKIDLPSAEPDRVKNEIEEIIGIEAQNAVLTSAKTGEGVEDVLDAIIARIPPPTGDPQAPLQALIIDSWFDNYVGVVSLVRIVSGVLEKGAKIRVMSTGRSHNADRVGCFTPKRTDRERLSTGQVGFLIAGIKEIDGAPVGDTVTLDARPCAAPLPGFKQVQPRVFAGVFPINSEDYEDFRDALHKLRLNDAALHFEPETSTALGFGFRCGFLGMLHMEIVQERLEREYKLNLITTAPTVVYEVLQTDGAVVQVDNPSRLPPSNLVAEIREPIIVASILVPHAHVGAVIKLCIEKRGVQKRLHYTGSQVQVEYELPLSEVVLDFFDRLKSCSRGFASFDYRLDRYQAAPLTKLDILVNGDRVDALSIITHREAAQRRGREVVEKMRELIPRQMFEVAIQAAIGGQIVARSSVKALRKNVTAKCYGGDVSRKRKLLEKQKEGKKRMKQVGNVEIPQEAFLSVLQVDRK, encoded by the coding sequence ATGGATCAAATCCGCAATTTTTCGATCATCGCCCACATCGATCACGGCAAGTCCACGTTGGCGGACCGGTTCATCCAGGTCTGCGGCGGACTGTCGGACCGGGAGATGTCCGCGCAGGTGCTCGATTCGATGGACCTGGAGCGTGAGCGCGGCATCACCATCAAGTCGCAGGCCGTGGCGCTGCGCTATCGCGCCCGCGACGGCAGGGATTACGACCTCAACCTGATCGATACCCCGGGACATGTCGATTTCTCCTACGAGGTGTCGCGTTCCCTGGCCGCGTGCGAGGGCGCGATCCTGATCGTCGATGCCGCGCAGGGCGTCGAGGCCCAGAGTGTCGCCAATTGCTACACGGCCGTGGAGGCGGGGCTCGAGGTCATCCCGATCATCAACAAGATCGACCTGCCGTCCGCCGAGCCGGACCGCGTGAAGAACGAGATCGAGGAGATCATCGGCATCGAGGCGCAGAACGCCGTCCTCACCAGCGCCAAGACGGGCGAGGGCGTGGAAGACGTCCTCGATGCGATCATCGCGCGCATCCCGCCCCCCACGGGCGACCCGCAGGCGCCCCTGCAGGCGCTGATCATCGATTCATGGTTCGACAACTATGTCGGGGTCGTGTCGCTGGTGCGGATCGTCAGCGGCGTGCTTGAGAAGGGCGCGAAGATCCGCGTGATGTCCACCGGGCGCAGCCACAACGCGGACCGGGTCGGCTGTTTCACCCCCAAGCGGACGGATCGCGAGCGGCTCTCGACCGGCCAGGTGGGATTTTTGATCGCCGGCATCAAGGAGATCGACGGTGCGCCCGTCGGCGACACCGTGACGCTGGATGCACGGCCCTGCGCCGCGCCCCTGCCGGGCTTCAAGCAGGTCCAGCCGCGGGTGTTCGCCGGGGTGTTCCCGATCAATTCCGAGGACTACGAGGACTTCCGGGACGCCTTGCACAAGCTGCGGCTCAACGACGCCGCGCTGCATTTCGAGCCCGAGACCTCCACCGCGCTCGGCTTCGGTTTCCGTTGCGGGTTCCTGGGCATGCTGCACATGGAGATCGTGCAGGAACGCCTCGAGCGCGAATACAAGCTGAACCTGATCACGACCGCGCCCACGGTGGTCTACGAAGTCCTGCAGACGGACGGTGCGGTGGTGCAGGTCGACAATCCCTCGCGCCTGCCGCCGAGTAATCTCGTCGCCGAGATCCGTGAACCGATCATCGTCGCGAGCATTCTCGTGCCGCACGCGCACGTCGGCGCAGTGATCAAGCTCTGCATAGAGAAGCGCGGCGTGCAGAAGCGCCTGCATTACACCGGGAGCCAGGTGCAGGTCGAATACGAGTTGCCGCTCTCGGAGGTCGTGCTGGACTTCTTCGACCGGCTCAAATCATGCAGCCGGGGCTTCGCGTCCTTCGACTATCGCCTGGACAGGTACCAGGCGGCGCCGCTGACCAAGCTCGACATCCTGGTCAATGGCGATCGCGTCGATGCGCTGTCGATCATCACGCACCGGGAAGCGGCGCAGCGCCGCGGGCGCGAGGTCGTGGAGAAGATGCGCGAGCTGATTCCGCGGCAGATGTTCGAGGTTGCGATCCAGGCGGCCATCGGGGGGCAGATCGTGGCGCGCAGCAGCGTCAAGGCGCTGCGCAAGAACGTGACGGCGAAGTGCTACGGCGGCGACGTCAGCCGCAAGCGCAAGCTGCTGGAGAAGCAGAAGGAAGGCAAGAAGCGGATGAAACAGGTCGGCAACGTGGAGATCCCGCAGGAAGCCTTTCTGTCCGTCTTGCAGGTCGACCGTAAATAA
- a CDS encoding glutaredoxin family protein → MSDAGPELLLYTRRRCGLCEQMEAAIHDAFPGAIVRRVEIDDDPELMGRFGRDVPVLALDDEVVCKHFLDTARLHAALRAPSTGSRPV, encoded by the coding sequence TTGAGCGACGCGGGCCCCGAACTGCTGCTCTATACGCGTCGCCGCTGCGGCTTGTGCGAACAGATGGAGGCGGCCATCCATGACGCGTTCCCCGGGGCAATCGTCCGCCGGGTCGAAATCGATGATGATCCCGAGCTGATGGGCCGTTTCGGCCGCGATGTCCCGGTGTTGGCCCTGGACGACGAGGTCGTCTGCAAGCATTTCCTGGATACGGCGCGCCTGCATGCCGCCCTCCGGGCGCCCTCGACAGGCTCGCGCCCGGTATAA